The Kineococcus mangrovi genome window below encodes:
- a CDS encoding ABC transporter ATP-binding protein — protein MPAPVVEVAHVTRTFGPVTALDDVSLHVEAGEAVGVLGPNGAGKSTLLSLLAGLRRPDRGTVRVAGGDPREPRARARLGVTPQATGLPQTLTVREVVDFVAGHHRDPVPRQEVLERFGLTDLARRQCGGLSGGQQRRVAVALAFVGRPQVVLLDEPTTGLDVPARLALWEAVRGFVAGGGTLLLTSHHLEEVEALAHRVLVVDHGRVLVAGTVEEVRGRTDVRRVRFRAAHVPGDLLAGTEVLVHDGDRVELLVPDADEFVRDLVHRAVAFRDLEVAAASLEEAFLALTGTPGDRS, from the coding sequence GTGCCCGCACCCGTCGTCGAGGTCGCCCACGTCACCCGCACCTTCGGGCCCGTCACCGCCCTCGACGACGTCAGCCTGCACGTCGAGGCCGGTGAGGCCGTCGGGGTCCTGGGCCCCAACGGCGCCGGCAAGTCCACCTTGCTGTCGCTGCTCGCCGGGCTGCGCCGACCCGACCGCGGCACGGTGCGGGTGGCCGGCGGGGACCCGCGCGAACCCCGCGCCCGCGCCCGCCTCGGCGTCACGCCCCAGGCGACCGGCCTGCCGCAGACCCTCACCGTGCGCGAGGTGGTCGACTTCGTCGCCGGTCACCACCGCGATCCCGTTCCGCGGCAGGAGGTCCTGGAACGCTTCGGCCTCACCGACCTCGCCCGGCGGCAGTGCGGCGGGCTGTCGGGGGGCCAGCAGCGGCGCGTCGCGGTCGCCCTCGCCTTCGTCGGCCGGCCGCAGGTGGTGCTGCTCGACGAACCGACGACGGGCCTGGACGTGCCGGCCCGGCTCGCGCTGTGGGAGGCCGTCCGCGGTTTCGTCGCCGGCGGCGGGACCCTGCTGCTGACCTCGCACCACCTGGAGGAGGTCGAGGCCCTCGCGCACCGGGTCCTCGTCGTCGACCACGGCCGCGTGCTCGTCGCCGGGACCGTGGAGGAGGTGCGGGGACGCACCGACGTCCGCCGCGTCCGGTTCCGCGCCGCGCACGTGCCCGGCGACCTGCTCGCCGGGACGGAGGTGCTCGTCCACGACGGGGACCGCGTGGAGCTCCTCGTCCCCGACGCCGACGAGTTCGTGCGCGACCTCGTGCACCGCGCCGTGGCGTTCCGCGACCTCGAGGTCGCGGCCGCGTCCCTCGAGGAGGCGTTCCTGGCCCTCACGGGAACCCCCGGGGACCGGTCGTGA
- a CDS encoding GNAT family N-acetyltransferase gives MSEIADPVPLTGERVALEPLSHAHAEGLRAVVAEGDLHRTWYTRIPAPDGVDAEIERRLRLQREGVVAPWAVRRLDTGAVCGATTYLNVRADLPRLEIGSTFYAPSAQRTGINAETKLLLLARAFEDLRCIAVEFRTHWHNLPSRTAIARLGARQDGVLRHHEVMPDGSLRDTVVFSIVAPEWPAVRADLRHRLARGGSR, from the coding sequence GTGAGCGAGATCGCGGACCCCGTGCCCCTGACCGGTGAGCGCGTCGCCCTGGAACCCCTCTCGCACGCCCACGCCGAGGGCCTGCGCGCCGTCGTCGCCGAGGGCGACCTGCACCGCACCTGGTACACGCGCATCCCCGCACCGGACGGGGTCGACGCCGAGATCGAGCGGCGGTTGCGGCTGCAGCGCGAGGGCGTGGTCGCGCCCTGGGCGGTGCGCCGCCTGGACACCGGCGCCGTGTGCGGGGCGACCACCTACCTCAACGTCCGCGCCGACCTGCCCCGCCTGGAGATCGGCTCGACGTTCTACGCGCCCAGCGCCCAGCGGACCGGGATCAACGCCGAGACCAAGCTGCTCCTGCTGGCGCGCGCCTTCGAGGACCTGCGCTGCATCGCGGTGGAGTTCCGCACGCACTGGCACAACCTGCCGTCCCGCACCGCGATCGCCCGGCTCGGCGCCCGCCAGGACGGCGTCCTGCGCCACCACGAGGTCATGCCCGACGGCTCCCTGCGGGACACCGTCGTGTTCTCGATCGTGGCCCCCGAGTGGCCCGCCGTCCGCGCCGACCTGCGGCACCGGCTGGCGCGGGGAGGGTCCCGGTGA
- a CDS encoding ABC transporter permease produces the protein MTRASGAAGPLRLTWLHTRYQVLETLRVPVVVVSTAVFPALIFTVFVVPQAGAMSPVAATASTAQLAVFSAMSVALFTHGAGIAEDRALPWDTHLRTLPVGATPRFVARVVVGAFFTVLGLVPLVLISALLTDATVTPGRFLAGLLALLAAGVPLLALGLAIGYSLPAKSALALAQVVLLPLAFAGGLFVPPEGMPGWLRSISVWTPTRAGRDLVTSAVTGVDVGTHVVPVLLGWGVVLGAVAVAAIRRDQGRRFR, from the coding sequence GTGACCCGTGCGTCCGGAGCCGCCGGTCCGCTCCGGCTGACGTGGCTGCACACCCGCTACCAGGTGCTGGAGACGTTGCGGGTGCCGGTGGTCGTGGTGAGCACCGCCGTGTTCCCCGCCCTCATCTTCACCGTGTTCGTCGTCCCCCAGGCCGGGGCGATGTCCCCGGTCGCGGCGACGGCCTCGACCGCCCAGCTCGCGGTGTTCTCCGCCATGAGCGTCGCGCTGTTCACCCACGGCGCGGGGATCGCCGAGGACCGGGCACTGCCCTGGGACACCCACCTGCGGACGCTGCCGGTCGGCGCCACCCCGAGGTTCGTCGCGCGGGTCGTGGTGGGCGCGTTCTTCACCGTGCTGGGCCTCGTCCCGCTCGTCCTGATCTCGGCCCTGCTCACCGACGCGACCGTCACACCGGGGCGGTTCCTCGCGGGTCTGCTCGCCCTGCTCGCGGCCGGGGTTCCGCTGCTCGCGCTGGGACTGGCGATCGGGTACTCGCTGCCCGCCAAGTCGGCCCTGGCCCTGGCCCAGGTCGTCCTGCTGCCGCTGGCGTTCGCCGGCGGGTTGTTCGTGCCGCCCGAGGGGATGCCCGGGTGGTTGCGCTCCATCTCGGTCTGGACCCCCACGCGCGCCGGTCGCGACCTCGTGACGAGCGCCGTCACCGGCGTGGACGTGGGCACGCACGTCGTGCCCGTGCTCCTCGGCTGGGGCGTCGTCCTCGGGGCGGTCGCGGTGGCGGCGATCCGCCGCGACCAGGGACGCCGGTTCCGCTGA
- a CDS encoding amidoligase family protein: protein MERGTLRGQGRRRAADPGRGNPAGGLLNGLPRTGFEVELLAPRGASRLDLAVEVARRCAGRVVRRFHVDTESSAAPGVRTFWHLTPAFDVVDGTGRLRCSLVDDTTIVADLDAAAPPRPGWFRVLSDDPRLLRLVQRYADPAEGIGSVLAPVAEVFGSRVVEVGGVHRLDDPAGATVALAAPLPGERERPCELVTPPLTGDHAERLEELLAPARDLGFSVPLEAAVHVNLDAGPFRDVGGFRRVVEFFAGREELHRRFGTNPNCRRLGPLPADLVDLVQRRWPDWDSLRAAAARTAVTKYADVDVTRVLGVRPGPDVLEVRLLPGSADGVAIARQAAQLWGSLRSTR from the coding sequence GTGGAGCGTGGAACCCTACGAGGCCAAGGTCGCCGCCGGGCAGCGGATCCTGGCCGGGGAAACCCTGCCGGTGGTCTCCTGAACGGTCTGCCCCGCACGGGTTTCGAGGTCGAGCTGCTCGCCCCGCGGGGGGCGAGCCGGCTCGACCTCGCCGTCGAGGTCGCCCGCCGGTGCGCGGGGCGGGTGGTCCGGCGTTTCCACGTCGACACCGAGTCCTCGGCGGCACCGGGGGTGCGCACGTTCTGGCACCTGACCCCCGCGTTCGACGTCGTCGACGGCACCGGGCGGTTGCGCTGCTCGCTGGTGGACGACACCACGATCGTGGCCGACCTGGACGCGGCCGCCCCACCGCGTCCGGGGTGGTTCCGCGTGCTGAGCGACGACCCCCGGTTGCTGCGGCTCGTGCAGCGGTACGCCGACCCGGCGGAGGGGATCGGGTCGGTGCTCGCGCCGGTCGCGGAGGTCTTCGGGTCGCGGGTCGTCGAGGTCGGTGGCGTGCACCGGCTCGACGACCCCGCCGGGGCCACGGTCGCCCTCGCGGCCCCGTTGCCGGGGGAGCGGGAACGTCCCTGCGAACTGGTCACCCCGCCCCTCACCGGTGACCACGCGGAACGCCTCGAAGAACTCCTCGCCCCCGCCCGGGACCTGGGTTTCTCGGTGCCGCTGGAGGCGGCCGTCCACGTGAACCTCGACGCCGGGCCGTTCCGGGACGTCGGGGGGTTCCGGCGCGTCGTGGAGTTCTTCGCCGGGCGCGAGGAACTGCACCGGAGGTTCGGCACGAACCCGAACTGCCGTCGGCTGGGACCGTTGCCCGCCGACCTCGTGGACCTCGTGCAGCGCCGCTGGCCGGACTGGGATTCGCTGCGGGCGGCGGCGGCGCGCACGGCGGTGACGAAGTACGCCGACGTCGACGTGACCCGCGTGCTGGGGGTCCGGCCCGGGCCGGACGTGCTGGAGGTCCGGCTGCTGCCGGGGTCGGCCGACGGGGTGGCCATCGCCCGGCAGGCCGCTCAGCTCTGGGGGTCCTTGCGTTCCACGAGGTAG
- a CDS encoding ABC transporter ATP-binding protein, with product MTAGTPALVLRGLLKRFGEKVAVDHLDLDVPAGSFYGVVGPNGAGKTTTLSMATGLLRPDAGRAFVAGADVWADPVGAKRLLGVLPDGVRLFDRLSGLELVRYSGLLRGMPRAVVEERSRELLDALGLTEAAHTLVVDYSAGMTKKVALACALVHAPRVLVLDEPFEAVDPVSGATIRSILTGYVGGGGTVVLSSHVMDLVERLCSHVAVISGGRVMASGDLATVRGEGTLEQRFVALVGGTRDVTGLDWLR from the coding sequence GTGACCGCCGGGACCCCCGCGCTCGTCCTGCGCGGCCTGCTCAAGCGGTTCGGCGAGAAGGTCGCCGTCGACCACCTCGACCTCGACGTGCCCGCGGGCTCGTTCTACGGCGTCGTCGGTCCCAACGGGGCGGGCAAGACGACGACGCTGTCGATGGCGACCGGGTTGCTGCGGCCCGACGCGGGCCGCGCGTTCGTCGCCGGGGCCGACGTCTGGGCCGACCCGGTGGGCGCCAAGCGGTTGCTGGGCGTCCTGCCCGACGGGGTGCGGTTGTTCGACCGCCTCTCCGGGCTGGAGCTCGTGCGGTACTCCGGCCTGCTGCGGGGCATGCCCCGCGCCGTCGTGGAGGAACGTTCCCGCGAACTCCTCGACGCCCTGGGGTTGACCGAGGCCGCCCACACCCTCGTCGTCGACTACTCCGCCGGCATGACCAAGAAGGTGGCGCTCGCCTGCGCCCTCGTCCACGCCCCCCGCGTCCTCGTCCTCGACGAACCCTTCGAGGCCGTCGACCCCGTGAGCGGGGCGACCATCCGCAGCATCCTCACCGGGTACGTGGGCGGGGGCGGGACCGTCGTGCTGTCCAGCCACGTCATGGACCTCGTCGAACGGCTCTGCTCCCACGTCGCCGTCATCTCCGGCGGGCGGGTCATGGCCTCCGGTGACCTCGCCACCGTCCGTGGCGAGGGCACTCTGGAACAGCGGTTCGTCGCCCTCGTCGGCGGAACCCGCGACGTCACCGGCCTGGACTGGTTGCGGTGA
- a CDS encoding GNAT family N-acetyltransferase, producing MTEETARTDRLVLTRPVPADLDDVFALYSDPAVWEHFPSRRHTDPATTRLLLDAVDESWRLIGLGSWVARDPDGSLVGMGGCDLRLGLTWNLGYRLARASWGQGYASELIRAALAAARRVRSDVPVTAYLLEHNLRSRAAAERAGLDLVWRGPDAGNPDPDAVRLLFADRPLSAIVVRELTAT from the coding sequence GTGACCGAGGAGACCGCGCGGACGGACCGGCTCGTCCTGACCCGGCCGGTGCCGGCCGACCTCGACGACGTCTTCGCGCTCTACTCCGACCCGGCGGTGTGGGAGCACTTCCCCAGCCGCCGCCACACCGACCCCGCCACGACGCGGCTCCTGCTCGACGCCGTCGACGAGAGCTGGCGGCTCATCGGCCTCGGCAGCTGGGTGGCCCGCGACCCCGACGGCTCGCTCGTCGGGATGGGCGGGTGCGACCTGCGCCTGGGGCTGACGTGGAACCTCGGCTACCGGCTGGCCCGGGCCTCCTGGGGCCAGGGGTACGCGAGTGAACTCATCCGCGCCGCCCTCGCCGCGGCCCGGCGGGTGCGGTCCGACGTCCCGGTCACGGCCTACCTGCTGGAGCACAACCTCCGCTCCCGGGCCGCGGCCGAACGTGCCGGGCTGGACCTCGTCTGGCGGGGCCCGGACGCCGGCAACCCCGACCCGGACGCCGTGCGCCTGCTCTTCGCCGACCGCCCGCTGAGCGCGATCGTCGTCCGCGAACTCACCGCGACCTGA
- the rpmB gene encoding 50S ribosomal protein L28, translating into MSARCQVTGAEPGFGKSVSHSHRRTSRRWDPNVQRKKYFVPSLGRTVTLTVSARGIKTIDQRGIESVVAQIRARGERI; encoded by the coding sequence GTGTCGGCTCGATGCCAGGTGACGGGGGCCGAACCCGGGTTCGGGAAGTCCGTCTCGCACTCGCACCGCCGGACCAGCCGGCGCTGGGACCCCAACGTCCAGCGCAAGAAGTACTTCGTGCCCTCGCTGGGGCGCACGGTCACGCTGACCGTGTCGGCACGGGGCATCAAGACCATCGACCAGCGCGGCATCGAGTCCGTGGTGGCGCAGATCCGAGCGCGAGGGGAGCGCATCTGA
- the ykgO gene encoding type B 50S ribosomal protein L36: MKVVKSLKSLKQKEGSIVVRRHGKVFVVNKRNPRWKARQG, translated from the coding sequence GTGAAGGTCGTGAAGTCGCTGAAGTCCCTCAAGCAGAAGGAGGGTTCCATCGTCGTCCGGCGGCACGGGAAGGTGTTCGTCGTCAACAAGCGGAACCCGCGGTGGAAGGCCCGGCAGGGCTGA
- the rpmG gene encoding 50S ribosomal protein L33: MARTADVRPVIKLRSTAGTGYTYVTRKNRRNDPDRMVIRKYDPVARKHVDFREER, encoded by the coding sequence ATGGCGAGGACCGCCGACGTCCGTCCGGTGATCAAGCTGAGGTCGACCGCGGGGACCGGGTACACGTACGTGACCCGCAAGAACCGCCGCAACGACCCCGACCGCATGGTCATCCGCAAGTACGACCCCGTCGCGCGCAAGCACGTCGACTTCCGCGAGGAGCGCTGA
- a CDS encoding FAD-dependent oxidoreductase — MPGETTPDLLDALVVGGGAAGLSAAVALGRARRRVTVLDAQNPRNAPAHGVHNFLTRDGIGPLDLQRTGSEEVRRYGGTVVAATATGAARNPDGTFTVTSSAGEFHARRLVVSTGLVDELPDVPGLVEHWGGDVVHCPYCHGYEVADRAIGVLATSALSGHQAWLFRQWSADLVYFSHTAPALTDERREELLARGVRIVDGEVREVLSTGGGISGVRLADGTVVERDVLVVGAPARVSSPVLDDLGIAREPVVFGGVEIGDRYPSGPGGTTSVPGVHLAGNVTDPQAQVVTAAGAGLVAGAAVNADLVAEETAAAVARSRG; from the coding sequence ATGCCTGGAGAAACCACCCCCGACCTGCTCGACGCCCTCGTCGTCGGCGGCGGCGCCGCGGGACTGTCGGCCGCCGTCGCCCTCGGCCGGGCCCGCCGCCGCGTCACCGTCCTCGACGCCCAGAACCCCCGCAACGCGCCGGCCCACGGCGTCCACAACTTCCTGACCCGCGACGGCATCGGGCCCCTCGACCTGCAGCGCACGGGGTCCGAGGAGGTCCGCCGCTACGGCGGGACGGTCGTGGCCGCCACCGCGACGGGTGCCGCGCGCAACCCCGACGGCACGTTCACCGTCACGAGCTCCGCCGGGGAGTTCCACGCGCGCCGCCTCGTCGTGTCCACGGGTCTCGTGGACGAGCTGCCCGACGTCCCCGGGCTGGTCGAGCACTGGGGCGGTGACGTCGTGCACTGCCCCTACTGCCACGGGTACGAGGTCGCCGACCGCGCGATCGGCGTCCTCGCCACGTCCGCGCTGTCGGGCCACCAGGCGTGGTTGTTCCGCCAGTGGAGCGCCGACCTCGTGTACTTCTCCCACACCGCCCCGGCGCTGACGGACGAGCGACGCGAGGAACTGCTCGCCCGCGGGGTCCGGATCGTCGACGGGGAGGTCCGCGAGGTCCTGTCGACCGGCGGCGGGATCAGCGGTGTGCGACTGGCGGACGGCACGGTGGTCGAGCGCGACGTCCTCGTCGTCGGCGCCCCCGCGCGCGTCTCCTCGCCCGTCCTGGACGACCTCGGCATCGCCCGCGAACCGGTGGTGTTCGGGGGTGTGGAGATCGGGGACCGCTACCCGTCCGGCCCCGGCGGGACGACGAGCGTCCCGGGTGTGCACCTGGCCGGGAACGTCACCGACCCGCAGGCCCAGGTCGTCACCGCCGCCGGCGCGGGGCTGGTGGCCGGGGCCGCGGTCAACGCCGACCTCGTCGCGGAGGAGACCGCGGCCGCCGTCGCGCGGTCCCGGGGCTGA
- a CDS encoding type B 50S ribosomal protein L31, which produces MRPAIHPVYEAVVFRDKSAGTAFLTRSTIVTRDLPTLEWEDGRTYPVWDVDVSAASHPFWTGTARVLDTEGRVEKFRRRYARP; this is translated from the coding sequence GTGCGCCCCGCGATCCACCCCGTCTACGAGGCCGTCGTCTTCCGCGACAAGTCCGCCGGCACCGCGTTCCTCACCCGCTCCACGATCGTCACGCGCGACCTGCCGACCCTGGAGTGGGAGGACGGGCGCACCTACCCCGTGTGGGACGTCGACGTCTCCGCCGCCAGCCACCCGTTCTGGACCGGGACCGCCCGCGTCCTGGACACCGAGGGCCGCGTGGAGAAGTTCCGCCGCCGCTACGCCCGCCCCTGA
- a CDS encoding cold-shock protein has translation MAQGTVKWFNAEKGYGFIEQDGGGPDVFVHYSAIGGSGYRSLEENQRVEFEVTQGQKGPQAESVVAL, from the coding sequence ATGGCTCAGGGCACCGTCAAGTGGTTCAACGCCGAGAAGGGCTACGGGTTCATCGAGCAGGACGGCGGCGGCCCCGACGTCTTCGTCCACTACTCGGCCATCGGTGGCAGCGGCTACCGCTCGCTGGAGGAGAACCAGCGCGTGGAGTTCGAGGTGACCCAGGGCCAGAAGGGCCCGCAGGCCGAGTCGGTCGTCGCGCTCTGA
- a CDS encoding GNAT family N-acetyltransferase, which yields MTVAELHEEPPGGPAGRFLRTAFWCETAAVTGLPLGGGAPRSDLTDLVAPHGTFVVAGERLGCVGVRLLPDGAAEVKRLFVTPQARGTGLGRRLLTWCEDWARDRGAARLVLDTHGALTAACSLYLSAGFHEVERYNDNPHAQLWFAKTVRAGTPR from the coding sequence GTGACCGTCGCTGAACTGCACGAGGAACCGCCCGGCGGACCCGCCGGGCGGTTCCTGCGCACCGCGTTCTGGTGCGAGACCGCCGCTGTCACCGGGCTCCCGCTGGGCGGCGGTGCGCCGCGGTCGGACCTGACGGACCTCGTCGCCCCGCACGGCACGTTCGTCGTGGCGGGGGAGCGGCTGGGGTGCGTCGGGGTGCGGCTCCTGCCCGACGGCGCGGCGGAGGTGAAGCGGTTGTTCGTCACGCCGCAGGCGCGTGGCACCGGTCTGGGCCGGCGGCTGCTCACGTGGTGCGAGGACTGGGCCCGCGACCGCGGCGCGGCCCGGCTGGTCCTCGACACCCACGGCGCGCTGACCGCCGCGTGCTCGCTCTACCTGTCCGCGGGTTTCCACGAGGTCGAGCGGTACAACGACAACCCGCACGCGCAGCTGTGGTTCGCCAAGACGGTGCGCGCCGGAACCCCTCGCTGA
- a CDS encoding ABC transporter permease, with product MDASVVPVALAVVLLAGVAVGVGALAGIRHGRAVVVAVARAVVQVVAVGLVLGLVLRTPALAPAYLALALGVASWTSARRLRTDGLGVRRVWPVTVLAVGAGAGTAAGIVLGVGALPAHVLQVVPFTAQLIGGSMTATTLAGRRMLDDVEAGWHEVEGWLAIGARTVRAVAPMGRTAAARALAPALDQTRTVGLVTLPGAFVGLLLGGASPLEAARVQLLVLVGLLAAETVAVVVVTRGVGRSLRGRPGVRA from the coding sequence GTGGACGCCTCGGTGGTGCCCGTCGCGCTCGCGGTCGTGCTGCTCGCCGGGGTCGCCGTCGGCGTGGGTGCCCTCGCCGGGATCCGGCACGGCCGCGCCGTCGTCGTCGCCGTCGCCCGGGCCGTCGTGCAGGTCGTGGCGGTGGGGCTCGTCCTCGGCCTGGTGCTGCGCACCCCGGCCCTGGCCCCGGCCTACCTCGCCCTGGCCCTCGGGGTGGCGAGCTGGACGTCCGCGCGCCGGCTGCGCACGGACGGGCTGGGCGTGCGGCGGGTGTGGCCCGTGACGGTGCTGGCCGTCGGCGCGGGGGCGGGGACCGCCGCCGGGATCGTCCTGGGGGTGGGTGCCCTGCCGGCGCACGTGCTGCAGGTGGTGCCGTTCACCGCCCAGCTCATCGGCGGGTCGATGACGGCCACGACGCTCGCGGGGCGCCGGATGCTCGACGACGTCGAGGCCGGCTGGCACGAGGTCGAGGGGTGGTTGGCGATCGGGGCCCGCACGGTGCGGGCGGTGGCGCCGATGGGCCGGACCGCGGCGGCCCGGGCGCTCGCCCCGGCGCTGGACCAGACGCGGACGGTGGGGCTGGTGACGCTGCCGGGGGCGTTCGTCGGGCTGCTGCTCGGCGGGGCCAGCCCGCTGGAGGCCGCCCGCGTGCAACTGCTGGTGCTCGTGGGCCTGCTGGCCGCCGAGACGGTCGCCGTCGTGGTGGTGACGCGGGGCGTCGGGAGGTCGCTGCGCGGCCGTCCCGGGGTGCGGGCCTGA
- a CDS encoding helix-turn-helix domain-containing protein: MPAVVAAVGPRLRRLRTDAGRTLAEVGAATGISVSTLSRLESGGRKATLELLLPLAEHFEVGLDELVRPPRPAPRPARRTTNRGATFLPLTAAPGGLRAYKQVLDPGTGEDSDEQYVHEGYEWIYVMAGRLRLRLGEDDFVVAAGEAAEFDTRLPHRISNPGTTPTECLVLFGRQGERMHVRARPARSVRSR, translated from the coding sequence GTGCCGGCGGTCGTCGCCGCCGTGGGACCGCGGCTGCGGCGGCTGCGGACCGACGCGGGCCGCACCCTCGCCGAGGTCGGTGCCGCGACGGGGATCTCCGTCAGCACCCTGTCGCGGTTGGAGTCCGGCGGCCGGAAGGCGACCCTGGAACTCCTGCTGCCGCTGGCCGAGCACTTCGAGGTGGGGCTCGACGAACTGGTCCGGCCGCCGCGCCCCGCCCCCCGCCCGGCCCGGCGGACGACGAACCGCGGCGCGACCTTCCTGCCCCTGACCGCTGCCCCCGGCGGGTTGCGGGCCTACAAGCAGGTGCTCGACCCCGGCACGGGGGAGGACTCCGACGAGCAGTACGTCCACGAGGGGTACGAGTGGATCTACGTCATGGCGGGGCGGTTGCGGCTGCGCCTGGGCGAGGACGACTTCGTCGTGGCCGCGGGGGAGGCGGCCGAGTTCGACACCCGGCTCCCGCACCGCATCAGCAACCCCGGCACCACCCCGACGGAGTGCCTCGTGCTGTTCGGCCGGCAGGGCGAGCGCATGCACGTGCGGGCGCGGCCGGCCCGCTCCGTCAGGTCGCGGTGA
- a CDS encoding CYTH and CHAD domain-containing protein — translation MPSPRLALTRTYLAPPEPAPESAPGGGELPGVADVRPEVEVTSEETHYDTSDLALAAAGASVRRQTAERTSPAPRGWVLELPGRGPRTHEVRQALGRAVRTAPAALQRLTWAAARGRSLGPVLELSTSARQRDLLDAEGDVVARLTTRQVQARALAPEDSSPQTWAEWQVEVVDGRRDLLDAVTDAWEALGAEESDRTAQLRAVLDGPDDEDGLDAVSVDDSAGGVVLARLAQDVGWLLSQDPLARIDAPDAVRALRVAARRLRHVLATTAPLFTEGATEDLRAELAWITDVTTPVRDLDVLAEKLLEDLDEEAAGHTAGTGTGDPAVVADRVRVVLTERAAAAHAAVLEALDSQRYRDLVAALEAFVADPPTVKAARREARKVLLPLVADAHRAARDAYRDVDLDTDLEIDHDVDHVTAGDADALVRLRDAVAAARDAAGVVAPKVGEAAEEYVDVLKELLDLLDEHAGTVLAREFLAGLVEEFGSGAFVLGRLHALEEVRSAVAFHDVEEAWDAANRKKLRKFLK, via the coding sequence ATGCCGTCCCCTCGCCTGGCCCTCACCCGCACCTACCTCGCGCCGCCGGAACCGGCGCCGGAGTCGGCGCCCGGGGGTGGGGAACTGCCGGGCGTCGCCGACGTCCGCCCGGAGGTCGAGGTCACCAGCGAGGAGACGCACTACGACACCAGCGACCTCGCCCTCGCCGCGGCCGGGGCCTCCGTGCGCCGCCAGACCGCCGAGCGGACCAGCCCGGCCCCGCGCGGCTGGGTGCTGGAACTGCCGGGCCGCGGCCCCCGCACGCACGAGGTCCGCCAGGCCCTCGGCCGCGCCGTCCGGACGGCACCGGCTGCGCTGCAGCGCCTCACGTGGGCCGCGGCCCGCGGGCGCTCCCTCGGTCCGGTCCTGGAGCTGTCGACGTCGGCGCGCCAGCGCGACCTGCTGGACGCCGAGGGCGACGTCGTCGCGCGGCTGACGACCCGGCAGGTGCAGGCGCGCGCCCTGGCCCCCGAGGACTCCTCCCCGCAGACGTGGGCCGAGTGGCAGGTCGAGGTCGTCGACGGCCGCCGCGACCTGCTCGACGCCGTCACCGACGCCTGGGAGGCCCTCGGCGCCGAGGAGTCCGACCGCACCGCGCAGCTGCGCGCCGTCCTCGACGGCCCCGACGACGAGGACGGCCTCGACGCCGTCTCCGTCGACGACAGCGCCGGAGGGGTCGTCCTGGCCCGCCTCGCGCAGGACGTCGGCTGGCTGCTGTCGCAGGACCCCCTGGCCCGCATCGACGCCCCCGACGCCGTCCGCGCCCTGCGGGTCGCCGCCCGCCGCCTGCGCCACGTCCTGGCCACGACGGCCCCCCTGTTCACCGAGGGCGCTACCGAGGACCTGCGGGCCGAGCTCGCCTGGATCACCGACGTCACCACCCCGGTCCGCGACCTCGACGTCCTCGCCGAGAAGCTGCTGGAGGACCTCGACGAGGAGGCCGCCGGGCACACCGCCGGCACCGGCACGGGCGACCCGGCCGTCGTCGCCGACCGCGTCCGCGTCGTCCTCACCGAGCGCGCCGCCGCCGCGCACGCCGCCGTGCTCGAGGCGCTGGACTCCCAGCGCTACCGCGACCTCGTCGCCGCGCTCGAGGCGTTCGTCGCCGACCCGCCCACCGTCAAGGCCGCCCGCCGCGAGGCCCGCAAGGTCCTGCTGCCCCTCGTCGCCGACGCGCACCGCGCCGCCCGGGACGCCTACCGGGACGTCGACCTCGACACCGACCTCGAGATCGACCACGACGTCGACCACGTCACCGCCGGCGACGCCGACGCCCTCGTCCGGCTCCGCGACGCCGTCGCCGCCGCCCGCGACGCGGCCGGGGTCGTCGCCCCCAAGGTCGGCGAGGCCGCCGAGGAGTACGTCGACGTCCTCAAGGAGCTGCTCGACCTGCTCGACGAGCACGCCGGCACCGTCCTGGCCCGCGAGTTCCTCGCCGGCCTCGTCGAGGAGTTCGGCTCCGGCGCCTTCGTCCTCGGGCGCCTGCACGCGCTCGAGGAGGTCCGGTCCGCCGTGGCGTTCCACGACGTCGAGGAGGCGTGGGACGCCGCGAACCGCAAGAAGCTGCGCAAGTTCCTCAAGTGA
- the rpsN gene encoding 30S ribosomal protein S14, with product MAKTSKIARNEQRQAVVERWADRRAELKRASVNPHLPAEERAAAQLALQKLPRDASPTRLRNRDAADGRPRGYLRKFGISRVRLREMAHAGELPGVTKSSW from the coding sequence ATGGCCAAGACGTCGAAGATCGCGCGGAACGAGCAGCGCCAGGCCGTCGTGGAGCGCTGGGCCGACCGCCGCGCCGAGCTCAAGCGCGCGTCCGTGAACCCGCACCTGCCGGCCGAGGAACGGGCCGCGGCCCAGCTGGCGCTGCAGAAGCTGCCGCGCGACGCGAGCCCGACGAGGTTGCGCAACCGCGACGCCGCCGACGGCCGGCCCCGCGGGTACCTGCGCAAGTTCGGGATCTCGCGCGTCCGGCTGCGGGAGATGGCCCACGCCGGGGAACTGCCCGGCGTCACGAAGTCGAGCTGGTGA